From a region of the Cololabis saira isolate AMF1-May2022 chromosome 8, fColSai1.1, whole genome shotgun sequence genome:
- the LOC133449302 gene encoding adenosine receptor A1 has protein sequence MSSQSIKPREHVDLIYISIETAIAVASILGNVLVVVVVCVNRALRNTTFSFIVSLAVADIAVGVLVIPLAIIISLGFITQFYTCLILSCLLLIITQSSILSLLAIAIDRYLRVKIPTRYSIIVTQGRAYVAVCLCWILSYLSGLVPLIGWNNRDALGNISSSSKIVCEFTAVIRMDYMVYFNFFGWVVVPLTLMIALYGEIFRVIRQQLNRRAEATCDRDRYYRKELKLAKSLALVVFLFLVCWLPIHIMNCISLFCPKCHIPKFALYFGIFMSHVNSALNPMVFAFRIKQFRLTLVRILHRCMFCKREHPTPCPTSTPAITEKEDIHL, from the exons atgtccTCTCAGAGTATCAAGCCACGAGAGCATGTGGACTTGATATACATCTCCATTGAGACAGCCATTGCCGTTGCGTCCATCCTGGGGAATGTATTGGTcgtggtggtggtgtgtgtgAATCGGGCTCTCCGGAACACCACCTTCAGCTTCATTGTGTCTCTGGCTGTGGCTGACATCGCTGTAGGAGTTTTGGTCATCCCCCTGGCTATCATTATAAGTTTGGGATTTATCACTCAGTTCTACACCTGCCTCATCCTCTCCTGCCTGCTGCTCATCATCACCCAGAGCTCCATCCTTTCCCTGCTGGCTATAGCCATCGACAGATATCTGCGAGTCAAGATTCCCACCAG GTACAGCATCATCGTAACCCAAGGGAGAGCATACGTAGCAGTTTGCCTGTGTTGGATCCTCTCCTACCTGAGTGGATTGGTTCCATTGATTGGCTGGAATAACCGCGATGCCCTTGGAAACATCAGCAGTTCCAGCAAAATAGTCTGTGAGTTCACTGCTGTTATAAGAATGGACTATATGGTATACTTTAACTTCTTCGGATGGGTGGTGGTGCCATTAACCTTAATGATTGCGCTGTACGGGGAGATCTTCAGAGTGATCCGGCAGCAGCTGAACCGCCGTGCGGAGGCCACTTGTGATCGAGACAGGTATTACCGGAAGGAGCTGAAGCTGGCCAAGTCGTTGGCCTTGGtggtctttctttttcttgtgtGCTGGCTGCCAATACACATCATGAACTGCATCTCCCTCTTCTGCCCAAAGTGTCACATACCAAAGTTTGCCCTGTATTTCGGGATTTTCATGTCCCATGTGAACTCGGCCCTCAACCCTATGGTTTTTGCATTCAGAATAAAGCAGTTTCGTCTCACGCTGGTCCGAATCCTTCACCGCTGCATGTTTTGTAAACGGGAGCATCCAACGCCATGCCCCACAAGCACTCCAGCCATCACCGAGAAAGAGGATATACACCTGTAG
- the LOC133449303 gene encoding adenosine receptor A1-like encodes MGDTAKVIYTVAEVLIAVCCCLGNMLVIFALWNTKSIRKPTFCLIVSLAVADFLVGCVVIPFAVLVDDRVETSFNTCLFLSCVVILLTCVSVLCLLAIAVDRYLRVYIPLRYKRIVTQRYSYLVVAACWFLAIPLSFAPMFGWNTSKTQNVSASSTIPCKFISVIPMSYLVYINFFVCSLTPLLVMTSLYTYVFCTIRANLREKPGNAPKNQSENYLRKEKQLATSLSLVLALFAVCWIPLHVMNCIIYFSEKKDVLTYMTLYFGIALSHANSAVNPVVYGFKIHKIKAAYLNMWKKYISHPAQTQEPQISQTSDSNTSNKIATSDD; translated from the exons ATGGGAGACACAGCCAAGGTGATTTACACAGTAGCGGAGGTGCTCATTGCAGTCTGCTGCTGTCTGGGTAACATGCTGGTTATTTTTGCACTGTGGAATACGAAAAGCATCAGAAAGCCCACGTTCTGCCTGATCGTCTCTCTGGCTGTGGCTGACTTCTTGGTTGGATGTGTGGTCATACCGTTTGCTGTGCTGGTGGACGACCGAGTGGAGACTTCATTCAACACCTGCCTCTTCCTCAGCTGCGTGGTCATCCTGTTGACATGTGTTTCAGTCCTGTGCCTGCTGGCGATTGCTGTGGACCGTTACCTCCGGGTTTATATCCCTCTTAG GTACAAGAGGATTGTAACTCAGAGATACAGTTATCTTGTGGTGGCTGCATGTTGGTTTCTTGCAATACCACTGAGTTTTGCTCCAATGTTTGGATGGAACACCTCCAAAACCCAGAATGTGTCAGCCAGTTCTACAATTCCCTGCAAGTTCATAAGTGTGATTCCCATGTCCTACCTGGTATATATAAacttttttgtgtgttcctTGACACCTCTCTTGGTGATGACGAGTTTGTACACCTATGTCTTCTGCACCATTCGAGCAAACCTTAGGGAGAAACCAGGAAATGCACCCAAAAACCAGTCAGAGAACTATCTCAGGAAAGAGAAACAGCTGGCAACATCTCTGTCTTTAGTTTTGGCCTTGTTTGCTGTGTGCTGGATCCCACTACATGTAATGAACTGCATAATTTACTTTAGCGAGAAGAAAGATGTTCTAACATATATGACTTTGTATTTTGGCATTGCCCTTTCTCATGCTAATTCAGCTGTTAACCCAGTTGTTTATGGGTTCAAGATACACAAGATCAAAGCAGCCTATCTGAATATGTGGAAAAAGTATATCTCTCATCCAGCACAAACCCAAGAACCGCAGATAAGTCAGACGTCAGACTCCAATACCAGCAATAAAATTGCGACCAGTGATGACTGA
- the LOC133449304 gene encoding adenosine receptor A1-like, whose translation MGDTAKVIYTVAEVLIAVCCCLGNALVIFALWNTKSIRKPTFCLIVSLAVADFLVGCVVIPFAVIVDKRVETSFNTCLFLSCVVILLTCVSVLCLLAIAVDRYLRVYIPLRYKRIVTRRYSYFVVAVCWFLAIPLSFAPMFGWDTSKAKNISASSTILCALEAVIPMSYLVYFNFFLCNLIPLLVMLILYTYVFYTIRGNLRGKPGNAAQNQSETYLRKEKQLAISLSLVLALFALCWIPLHIMDCLVYFGRQDLYIPRFVFYIGIALSHANSAVNPVIYAFRIPKIRTAYVHLWRKYISRSAETPEPPSQMTDTNQSSKADD comes from the exons ATGGGAGACACAGCCAAGGTGATTTACACAGTAGCAGAGGTGCTCATTGCAGTCTGCTGCTGTCTGGGTAACGCGCTGGTTATTTTTGCACTGTGGAATACGAAAAGCATCCGAAAGCCCACCTTCTGCCTGATCGTCTCTCTGGCTGTGGCTGACTTCTTGGTTGGATGTGTGGTCATACCGTTTGCTGTGATCGTGGACAAGCGAGTGGAGACTTCATTCAACACCTGCCTCTTCCTCAGCTGTGTGGTCATCCTGTTGACATGTGTTTCAGTCCTGTGCCTGCTGGCGATTGCTGTGGACCGTTACCTCCGGGTTTATATCCCTCTTAG GTACAAGAGGATTGTAACTCGGAGATACTCCTATTTTGTGGTGGCTGTATGCTGGTTTCTTGCAATACCACTGAGTTTCGCTCCGATGTTTGGATGGGACACCTCCAAGGCTAAGAACATTTCAGCCAGTTCTACAATTCTCTGTGCGCTTGAAGCTGTGATTCCCATGTCCTACCTGGTTtacttcaacttttttctctgcaaCTTGATACCTCTCCTGGTGATGCTTATTTTGTACACCTATGTCTTCTACACAATTCGAGGAAATCTTCGAGGGAAACCAGGAAATGCGGCCCAAAACCAGTCCGAGACCTATCTCAGAAAAGAGAAACAGCTGGCAATATCTCTGTCTTTAGTTCTGGCCTTGTTCGCGCTGTGCTGGATCCCACTCCACATAATGGACTGCTTAGTTTACTTCGGTAGGCAGGACCTTTACATACCACGTTTTGTTTTCTATATTGGCATTGCACTTTCTCATGCTAATTCAGCTGTTAATCCAGTTATTTATGCATTCAGAATACCAAAGATCAGAACAGCCTACGTGCATCTCTGGAGAAAGTATATTTCACGTTCAGCAGAAACTCCAGAACCTCCAAGTCAAATGACAGACACCAATCAGAGCAGTAAAGCTGATGACTGA